A single window of Kitasatospora sp. HUAS MG31 DNA harbors:
- a CDS encoding alginate lyase family protein, whose product MSMGPGWYLRRLSRMGPREVGGRVGDVLRRRRWRSGLPDRPGVTGARFTAVLPAGTIAAVPPDAAKRLVAQADRLMDGHVTYFGVDRDDLAAPDWWRDPKTGRSAPSGYAFDVPYRDEDAVGDVKQIWEPSRHQYLTVLAAAYAVTGNERYAERVAEHLRSWWAANPPLRGVHWISGIELGIRLLSWVWVRRLLDGWPGAAGLFEDNPVALDQIWHHQRWLAAFPSRGSSANNHVIAEAAGQLAAACAFGWFPSSARWRSGALRSLERHLRGNTFPSGLNRELATEYHGLVLELGLAAVAEADAAAVPVPGSVRLVLLRMTDALAAVVDDRLRPPRQGDADDGHGLVVDGAGTDRWASLLATGEAVFGRLAWWPAVTGTDVRTPLLAALLRPYAKDGAPAVTRPARRPAHFADAGMTILRDQSGIWCRCDGGPHGFLSIAAHAHADALSVEVRHDGIEVLADPGTFCYHGQPEWRRYFRSTLAHNTLQVDGGDQSVSGGPFLWTRHARSRVLVADASGAFDGGTARWCAEHDGYRPSVHRRRVELTAASRELRVVDELRGPRRAVRLAFHLGPAVTAELTGNRALLTWTRDGEDRSAVLDLPGQLTWRAHRGESDPPLGWYSPGFGRKEPATTLVGTGVADGAEGFTTVLGFCD is encoded by the coding sequence ATGAGCATGGGTCCGGGCTGGTACCTGCGGCGGTTGTCCCGGATGGGACCGCGCGAGGTCGGCGGCCGGGTGGGCGACGTGCTGCGCCGGCGGCGGTGGCGGTCGGGGCTGCCGGACCGCCCGGGCGTGACCGGCGCCCGGTTCACCGCCGTGCTGCCCGCCGGGACGATCGCCGCCGTTCCGCCGGACGCCGCGAAACGCCTCGTCGCGCAGGCGGACCGGCTGATGGACGGCCACGTCACGTACTTCGGGGTGGACCGCGACGACCTGGCCGCCCCCGACTGGTGGCGCGACCCGAAGACCGGGCGCAGCGCCCCGTCCGGCTACGCCTTCGACGTCCCGTACCGGGACGAGGACGCGGTCGGGGACGTCAAGCAGATCTGGGAGCCGTCCCGGCACCAGTACCTGACCGTGCTCGCCGCCGCCTATGCGGTGACCGGGAACGAGCGGTACGCCGAGCGGGTGGCCGAGCACCTGCGGTCGTGGTGGGCGGCCAACCCGCCGCTGCGCGGGGTGCACTGGATCAGCGGCATCGAGCTGGGCATCCGGCTGCTGTCCTGGGTGTGGGTCCGCCGGCTGCTGGACGGCTGGCCGGGCGCGGCCGGGCTGTTCGAGGACAACCCGGTGGCGCTGGACCAGATCTGGCACCACCAGCGCTGGCTGGCCGCCTTCCCCAGCCGGGGGTCCTCGGCGAACAACCACGTCATCGCCGAGGCCGCCGGGCAACTCGCCGCGGCCTGCGCGTTCGGGTGGTTCCCCTCCTCGGCCCGTTGGCGGTCGGGCGCGCTGCGGTCGCTGGAGCGGCACCTGCGCGGCAACACCTTCCCCTCCGGCCTCAACCGCGAGCTGGCCACCGAGTACCACGGACTCGTCCTGGAGCTCGGCCTGGCCGCGGTGGCCGAGGCGGACGCCGCCGCCGTGCCGGTCCCCGGGTCCGTCCGGCTGGTCCTGCTGCGGATGACCGACGCGCTCGCGGCCGTCGTGGACGACCGGCTGCGGCCGCCGCGCCAGGGCGACGCGGACGACGGGCACGGCCTGGTCGTGGACGGCGCGGGCACCGACCGCTGGGCCTCGCTGCTCGCCACCGGGGAGGCCGTGTTCGGCCGGCTCGCCTGGTGGCCGGCGGTGACCGGCACCGATGTGCGCACCCCGCTGCTGGCGGCGCTCCTGCGGCCGTACGCGAAGGACGGCGCACCGGCGGTGACCCGGCCGGCGCGCCGGCCGGCGCACTTCGCCGACGCGGGCATGACGATCCTGCGCGATCAGTCCGGGATCTGGTGCCGCTGCGACGGCGGTCCGCACGGGTTCCTGTCCATCGCCGCGCACGCCCACGCGGACGCGCTGTCGGTGGAGGTCCGGCACGACGGCATCGAGGTGCTCGCCGACCCGGGGACGTTCTGCTACCACGGGCAGCCCGAGTGGCGGCGGTACTTCCGGTCGACCCTGGCCCACAACACCCTGCAGGTGGACGGCGGTGACCAGTCGGTCTCCGGCGGCCCGTTCCTGTGGACCCGGCACGCCCGCAGCCGCGTCCTGGTCGCGGACGCCTCCGGCGCCTTTGACGGGGGAACGGCCCGCTGGTGTGCCGAGCACGACGGCTACCGGCCCTCGGTGCACCGCCGCCGGGTGGAGCTGACCGCCGCGAGCCGGGAGCTGCGGGTGGTCGACGAGCTGCGCGGCCCGCGCCGGGCCGTCCGGCTGGCCTTCCACCTCGGCCCGGCGGTCACCGCGGAGCTGACGGGGAACCGGGCCCTGCTGACCTGGACCCGGGACGGTGAGGACCGGTCCGCGGTGCTCGACCTGCCCGGGCAGCTGACCTGGCGGGCGCACCGGGGCGAGAGCGACCCGCCGCTCGGCTGGTACTCCCCCGGCTTCGGACGCAAGGAACCCGCCACCACGCTGGTCGGCACCGGCGTCGCCGACGGCGCGGAGGGGTTCACCACCGTACTCGGGTTCTGCGACTGA
- a CDS encoding right-handed parallel beta-helix repeat-containing protein, which translates to MGINRRHWGVWAAAPLTLALLVATGCTSTSHAPAEPTAVPSGYVAVARVCAGPDPGPANPPAGAVAVDPAVVGDLAAKTRNSPPNTTFWLGPGTHRLEADRYAQVVPKEGDSYLGAPGAVLDGGRTNQYAFGGTAGNVTIRSLTVQGFVAPQNEGVVNHDSADGWVIEHATIQHNAGAGLMAGARQRVRANCLRGNGQYGLNAYKAGAPVSDLVVEGNEITANDTDEWERRQPGCGCTGGVKFWAVNGADVRGNWVHDNRGAGLWADTNNNDFRIEDNVLEDNDGAALIYETSYNAVVRNNTIRRNNWVDGRRSAERGDDFPYATVYLSESGGEPRIPARTDRIEIDRNLLEDNWSGITLWENADRFCNSPANTSSGACTLLVRSTDRCAQPAIATAPLYADCRWKTQRVDIHDNRFVLDPSVVGCTVRCGRMAVLSNYGTYPDWSPYKGEPVAEAITGAQQNRWHHNTYLGPWSFVAHDPSRILDVGQWQAAPYRQDEGSTFQPRVGG; encoded by the coding sequence GTGGGGATCAACAGGCGGCACTGGGGAGTGTGGGCGGCGGCGCCGCTGACGCTGGCCCTGCTGGTGGCCACCGGCTGTACGAGCACGTCCCACGCCCCGGCGGAGCCGACCGCCGTGCCCTCCGGGTACGTGGCCGTGGCCCGGGTGTGCGCCGGCCCCGACCCGGGGCCGGCGAACCCGCCGGCGGGCGCGGTGGCGGTCGACCCCGCGGTGGTCGGCGACCTGGCCGCGAAGACCAGGAACAGCCCCCCGAACACCACGTTCTGGCTCGGCCCGGGGACGCACCGGCTGGAGGCGGACCGCTACGCCCAGGTCGTCCCCAAGGAGGGCGACAGCTACCTGGGCGCGCCGGGCGCGGTGCTCGACGGCGGGAGGACCAACCAGTACGCGTTCGGCGGCACCGCGGGCAACGTCACCATCCGCTCCCTGACCGTGCAGGGTTTCGTCGCGCCGCAGAACGAGGGCGTGGTCAACCACGACTCCGCCGACGGGTGGGTGATCGAGCACGCGACGATCCAGCACAACGCCGGCGCCGGGCTGATGGCCGGGGCCCGTCAGCGGGTCCGCGCCAACTGCCTGCGCGGCAACGGGCAGTACGGCCTGAACGCGTACAAGGCCGGCGCCCCGGTCAGCGACCTGGTGGTGGAGGGCAACGAGATCACGGCCAACGACACGGACGAGTGGGAGCGGCGGCAGCCGGGCTGCGGCTGCACCGGAGGCGTCAAGTTCTGGGCCGTCAACGGCGCCGACGTGCGCGGCAACTGGGTGCACGACAACCGCGGAGCCGGGTTGTGGGCGGACACCAACAACAACGACTTCCGCATCGAGGACAACGTGCTGGAGGACAACGACGGTGCCGCGCTGATCTACGAGACCAGCTACAACGCGGTCGTCAGGAACAACACGATCCGGCGGAACAACTGGGTCGACGGCCGCAGGTCCGCCGAGCGCGGCGACGACTTCCCGTACGCGACGGTCTACCTGTCCGAGTCCGGCGGCGAGCCACGGATCCCGGCCCGCACGGACCGGATCGAGATCGACCGCAACCTGCTGGAGGACAACTGGTCCGGGATCACCCTGTGGGAGAACGCCGACCGGTTCTGCAACAGCCCGGCCAACACCTCCTCCGGCGCCTGCACCCTGCTGGTGAGGAGCACCGACCGCTGCGCGCAGCCGGCGATCGCCACCGCACCGCTCTACGCCGACTGCCGGTGGAAGACCCAGCGGGTGGACATCCACGACAACCGCTTCGTGCTGGACCCCTCCGTCGTCGGGTGCACGGTGCGGTGCGGCCGGATGGCGGTGCTGTCCAACTACGGCACCTACCCGGACTGGTCGCCGTACAAGGGCGAGCCGGTGGCCGAGGCGATCACCGGCGCGCAGCAGAACCGCTGGCACCACAACACCTACCTCGGACCGTGGAGCTTCGTCGCCCACGACCCGAGCCGGATCCTCGACGTCGGGCAGTGGCAGGCCGCGCCGTACCGGCAGGACGAGGGCAGCACCTTCCAGCCCCGGGTGGGTGGTTGA
- a CDS encoding O-antigen ligase family protein: MGRDLSCAALPGGPDTAGPRPGAAAPRPAGTPKAVGTVWGLLILNTLGSAGARTIVPLPRSLIQMVTMGALVSAFALALLLNLRLRIRASAFLFLLTLLLVLSVVSSANLESGFGALFRCARLALFVGTLWLLSRWWDGGPTFVRHHIRMYFAVLASVAAGLLVSPGAAMPELYGGRLVGALWPLTPPQIGQYAAVIIGITVLLLLDRRTTRAGAAAVVVPSFVLLALTHTRTATLGLFIGLALAIGSLVPTSAAARRFFSWAVLSATVAAVALGPLLQAWFLRGQSQENFSSLTGRAKVWDALLAAPRTTTEQLFGMGLGDKSFGGLPIDNSWLAVYNEQGLAGTAVVAAVFIALGGVALLRPPSSARACAIFLISYCAIASYTEAGLGDASPYLLHLTVAASLLAAPAAAAAPVTPHVPRRRTPSGAQRSEVK, from the coding sequence ATGGGACGGGACCTGAGCTGCGCCGCCCTGCCGGGCGGACCGGACACCGCGGGCCCGCGGCCCGGCGCCGCCGCACCGCGCCCGGCCGGCACCCCGAAGGCCGTCGGAACGGTCTGGGGGCTGCTGATCCTCAACACGCTCGGCTCCGCCGGGGCGCGGACCATCGTCCCGCTGCCCCGCTCCCTCATCCAGATGGTGACCATGGGCGCGCTGGTCTCCGCCTTCGCGCTGGCGCTCCTCCTCAACCTCCGGTTGCGCATCCGGGCCAGCGCCTTCCTGTTCCTGCTCACCCTGCTGCTGGTGCTGAGCGTGGTCTCCAGCGCCAACCTGGAGTCCGGGTTCGGCGCGCTGTTCCGCTGCGCCCGGCTGGCGCTCTTCGTGGGCACGCTGTGGCTGCTGAGCCGCTGGTGGGACGGCGGCCCGACGTTCGTCCGGCACCACATCCGGATGTACTTCGCGGTGCTCGCCTCGGTGGCCGCCGGCCTGCTGGTCTCCCCGGGCGCGGCCATGCCCGAGCTCTACGGCGGGCGGCTGGTCGGCGCGTTGTGGCCGCTCACCCCGCCGCAGATCGGACAGTACGCCGCAGTGATCATCGGGATCACGGTGCTCCTCCTCCTGGACCGCCGGACCACCCGGGCCGGCGCGGCGGCGGTCGTCGTGCCCTCCTTCGTCCTGCTCGCGCTGACCCACACCCGGACGGCCACGCTCGGCCTGTTCATCGGCCTGGCGCTGGCGATCGGCTCGCTCGTGCCGACCAGCGCCGCAGCCCGCCGGTTCTTCTCCTGGGCGGTGCTGTCCGCCACGGTGGCCGCGGTGGCGCTGGGCCCCCTGCTCCAGGCGTGGTTCCTGCGGGGACAGAGCCAGGAGAACTTCTCCAGCCTCACCGGCCGGGCCAAGGTCTGGGACGCCCTGCTGGCGGCGCCCCGGACGACCACGGAGCAGCTGTTCGGCATGGGCCTGGGCGACAAGTCCTTCGGCGGGCTGCCGATCGACAACAGCTGGCTGGCCGTCTACAACGAGCAGGGCCTCGCCGGTACCGCCGTCGTGGCGGCGGTCTTCATCGCGCTGGGCGGGGTCGCGCTGCTGCGGCCGCCGTCGTCGGCGAGGGCCTGCGCGATCTTCCTGATCAGCTACTGCGCGATCGCCTCGTACACCGAGGCCGGTCTGGGCGACGCCTCGCCGTACCTGCTCCATCTGACCGTGGCCGCCTCGCTGCTGGCGGCACCCGCCGCGGCCGCGGCCCCCGTCACGCCCCACGTCCCCCGGCGGCGCACGCCGTCCGGGGCCCAGCGATCGGAGGTGAAGTGA
- a CDS encoding glycosyltransferase — MHVLVVHNRYASAQPSGENKVVDQEVGLLREAGHRVELFERRSDDIAARSLPGKVVVPLLVPWNPAVRSELAARLRAERPDVVHVHNVFPLLSPAVLAACADAGVPAVATLHNYTQVCPPGTLQRDGRPCTACTGGSPLPAVRHGCYRGSRLATVPLAVSLSVNRRRWWSGVERFFCISAAQRDVLVRSGMPPERLAVKHNFVPDPGERRTGDGEHVLYLGRLAEAKGVRLLMAAWDELAAGGGVGVPLVVAGAGPLEREVTAWAAGRDDVRCVGLYDTARCRQALSRSVAVVAPSTWLEAFGLVVVEAMAAGVPAVAAGHGAFVELVEDGVTGLLHRPGEAASLASCLRRVTADQGRNREMGRAARRRYEQGFSPAVGLERLLEGYRSAIEGRSSGGAVGAPPVGNRKRWLAAGHPREREWGQ; from the coding sequence ATGCACGTCCTCGTGGTGCACAACCGCTACGCCTCGGCGCAGCCGAGCGGGGAGAACAAGGTCGTCGACCAGGAGGTGGGGCTGCTGCGCGAGGCCGGCCACCGGGTCGAGCTGTTCGAGCGGCGCAGCGACGACATCGCCGCCCGGTCGCTGCCGGGCAAGGTCGTGGTGCCGCTGCTGGTGCCGTGGAACCCGGCGGTCCGCTCGGAGCTCGCCGCCCGGCTCCGCGCGGAGCGGCCGGACGTGGTGCACGTCCACAACGTCTTCCCGCTCCTGTCGCCGGCCGTGCTGGCCGCCTGCGCCGACGCGGGCGTGCCCGCCGTCGCCACGCTGCACAACTACACCCAGGTCTGCCCGCCGGGCACGCTGCAGCGGGACGGCCGGCCGTGCACCGCCTGCACCGGGGGGTCGCCGCTGCCCGCCGTCCGGCACGGCTGCTACCGCGGCTCCCGGCTGGCGACGGTGCCGCTCGCGGTGAGCCTGTCGGTCAACCGGCGGCGGTGGTGGTCCGGGGTGGAGCGGTTCTTCTGCATCTCCGCGGCGCAGCGCGACGTCCTGGTGCGGTCCGGCATGCCGCCGGAGCGGCTGGCGGTGAAACACAACTTCGTACCCGACCCGGGCGAGCGCAGGACGGGGGACGGCGAGCACGTGCTCTACCTCGGCCGGCTCGCGGAGGCCAAGGGGGTGCGGCTGCTGATGGCCGCGTGGGACGAGCTCGCCGCCGGGGGCGGTGTGGGCGTGCCACTCGTGGTCGCCGGCGCCGGGCCGCTGGAGCGGGAGGTGACGGCCTGGGCGGCGGGCCGGGACGACGTGCGGTGCGTCGGCCTGTACGACACCGCCCGGTGCCGGCAGGCCCTCTCCCGGTCGGTCGCCGTGGTGGCTCCCTCGACCTGGCTGGAGGCCTTCGGCCTGGTGGTCGTGGAGGCGATGGCGGCCGGGGTCCCGGCCGTCGCCGCCGGTCACGGCGCCTTCGTCGAACTCGTCGAGGACGGGGTGACCGGGCTGCTGCACCGGCCGGGCGAGGCGGCCTCGCTGGCGTCCTGCCTGCGCCGGGTCACGGCCGATCAGGGCCGCAACCGGGAGATGGGCCGGGCGGCCCGGCGCCGGTACGAGCAGGGGTTCAGCCCGGCCGTCGGGCTGGAGCGCCTGCTGGAGGGGTACCGGTCCGCGATCGAGGGCCGGTCGTCCGGCGGCGCGGTGGGCGCGCCGCCGGTGGGGAATCGGAAACGCTGGCTCGCCGCGGGGCACCCGCGCGAGCGGGAATGGGGGCAGTAG
- a CDS encoding class I SAM-dependent methyltransferase, which yields MTRCRLCGSAALGSVVDLGATPPCESFLSADQVDRPEQTYPLHLRVCTDCWLAQIPPLITPEETFSEYAYFSSYSTSWVEHARTFVADAVQRLGLGPDAFVVEVASNDGYLLKHVVDRGIRCLGVEPSVNVGAAARDAGVPTLTAFLDPATGAAVRAENGPADLVVANNVYAHIPDVIGFTQGLRALVADDGWVSVEVQHLLTLIEENQYDTIYHEHFQYYTVASAARALASGGLALVDVELLPTHGGSIRLWARPAEVAGEPTRRVAEVLDREKAAGLQELSGYTEFSARVAKVRRDLLRFLVEAAERGETVVGYGAPGKGNTLLNHCGIRPDLLPYTVDRNPYKHGRFTPGTRIPILPPERIGADRPDYVLVLPWNLRDELVEQLSFVHAWGGRLVFPIPELSIVEVKR from the coding sequence ATGACACGATGCCGACTCTGCGGCTCGGCGGCGCTGGGGAGCGTCGTCGATCTGGGGGCGACCCCGCCGTGCGAGAGCTTCCTCTCCGCCGACCAGGTGGACCGGCCCGAGCAGACCTACCCGCTGCACCTGCGGGTCTGCACGGACTGCTGGCTCGCCCAGATCCCGCCGCTGATCACGCCGGAGGAGACGTTCAGCGAGTACGCGTACTTCTCCTCCTACTCGACCTCCTGGGTGGAGCACGCCCGCACGTTCGTCGCCGACGCCGTCCAGCGGCTGGGGCTGGGCCCCGACGCCTTCGTGGTCGAGGTCGCGAGCAACGACGGGTACCTGCTGAAGCACGTGGTGGACCGGGGCATCCGCTGCCTGGGCGTCGAGCCCTCGGTGAACGTCGGCGCCGCGGCGCGGGACGCGGGTGTGCCCACGCTCACCGCCTTCCTGGACCCGGCCACCGGTGCGGCCGTCCGCGCCGAGAACGGCCCGGCGGACCTGGTGGTGGCCAACAACGTGTACGCGCACATCCCCGACGTCATCGGGTTCACCCAAGGGCTGCGCGCCCTGGTCGCCGACGACGGCTGGGTCTCCGTCGAGGTGCAGCACCTGCTGACCCTGATCGAGGAGAACCAGTACGACACGATCTACCACGAGCACTTCCAGTACTACACGGTCGCCTCCGCGGCCCGGGCACTGGCGAGCGGCGGACTGGCGCTGGTGGACGTCGAACTGCTGCCCACGCACGGCGGCTCGATCCGGCTGTGGGCCCGGCCGGCCGAGGTGGCCGGCGAGCCGACCCGGCGGGTGGCCGAGGTGCTGGACCGGGAGAAGGCCGCCGGGCTGCAGGAGCTGTCCGGGTACACCGAGTTCTCCGCCCGGGTGGCCAAGGTGCGCCGGGACCTGCTGCGGTTCCTCGTCGAGGCGGCCGAGCGCGGCGAGACGGTGGTCGGCTACGGAGCCCCGGGCAAGGGCAACACCCTGCTCAACCACTGCGGCATCCGGCCCGACCTGCTCCCGTACACGGTCGACCGGAACCCCTACAAGCACGGCAGGTTCACCCCGGGCACCCGCATCCCGATCCTGCCGCCCGAGCGGATCGGCGCCGACCGGCCGGACTACGTGCTCGTCCTCCCGTGGAACCTGCGGGACGAACTGGTCGAGCAGCTGTCCTTCGTGCACGCCTGGGGAGGCCGACTGGTCTTCCCCATCCCGGAACTGAGCATCGTCGAGGTGAAGCGATGA
- a CDS encoding glucose-1-phosphate cytidylyltransferase produces the protein MKVVLFCGGYGLRMRSGASDDVPKPMAMVGPRPLIWHVMRYYAYFGHTEFILCLGYGAHHIKDFFLNYEETTSNDFVLRGGKTELLSTDIASWTITFAQTGIESPIGERLRRVRHHLDGDEMFLANYADVLTDAPLPEMIDRFSRRDAGASMMVVPPQQSFHCVDLGEDGLVGGITAVSELPLWENGGYFVLRQEVFDHIPENGDLVADGCAGLAKHGRLVAHRHRGFWKPTDTVKERAALDAAYARGDRPWAVWERGGAGATVLGDGAAVRTA, from the coding sequence ATGAAGGTCGTCCTGTTCTGCGGCGGTTACGGACTGCGGATGCGCAGCGGAGCCTCCGACGACGTGCCCAAGCCGATGGCCATGGTCGGCCCGCGGCCGCTGATCTGGCACGTCATGCGCTACTACGCGTACTTCGGGCACACCGAGTTCATCCTGTGCCTGGGCTACGGGGCGCACCACATCAAGGACTTCTTCCTCAACTACGAGGAGACGACGTCCAACGACTTCGTGCTGCGCGGCGGGAAGACCGAGCTGCTGTCCACCGACATCGCCTCCTGGACGATCACCTTCGCGCAGACCGGCATCGAGTCGCCGATCGGCGAGCGGCTGCGCCGGGTGCGGCACCACCTGGACGGCGACGAGATGTTCCTCGCCAACTACGCCGACGTGCTCACCGACGCCCCGCTGCCGGAGATGATCGACCGGTTCTCCCGGCGCGACGCCGGGGCGTCGATGATGGTGGTGCCGCCGCAGCAGTCGTTCCACTGCGTGGACCTGGGCGAGGACGGCCTGGTCGGGGGCATCACCGCGGTGAGCGAACTGCCGCTGTGGGAGAACGGCGGCTACTTCGTGCTCCGCCAGGAGGTCTTCGACCACATCCCCGAGAACGGGGACCTGGTCGCCGACGGGTGCGCCGGGCTGGCCAAGCACGGCCGGCTGGTGGCGCACCGGCACCGCGGCTTCTGGAAGCCGACCGACACCGTGAAGGAGCGGGCCGCGCTCGACGCCGCCTACGCCCGCGGCGACCGCCCGTGGGCCGTGTGGGAGCGCGGCGGCGCGGGCGCGACCGTCCTCGGGGACGGCGCCGCGGTGAGGACCGCGTGA
- a CDS encoding PIG-L deacetylase family protein has product MIRLGAGRLERIVVVGAHCDDIAIGAGGTLLTLCRARPGLRVDALVLSGGGGEREQEEEAALDAFCPGADLRLTVLKLPDGRLPAHWDEAKAAVEELRGRTEPDLVLAPRTDDAHQDHRGLAKLLTTAFRDHLVLGYEIVKWDGDLGRPSAYQPLSPEIAEQKVRLLQEHYASQRHRPWYDREAFLGLARIRGIECHARYAEAFAVTKLTLNLGG; this is encoded by the coding sequence GTGATCCGGCTCGGGGCCGGCCGCCTGGAGCGGATCGTCGTGGTGGGGGCGCACTGCGACGACATCGCCATCGGCGCCGGCGGCACGCTGCTGACGCTGTGCCGGGCGCGGCCGGGCCTGCGGGTGGACGCCCTGGTGCTCTCCGGCGGTGGCGGCGAGCGGGAGCAGGAGGAGGAGGCCGCGCTCGACGCCTTCTGCCCGGGCGCCGACCTGCGGCTGACCGTACTCAAGCTGCCGGACGGCCGGCTGCCGGCGCACTGGGACGAGGCCAAGGCCGCGGTCGAGGAGCTGCGCGGGCGGACCGAGCCGGACCTGGTCCTCGCGCCGCGCACCGACGACGCGCACCAGGACCACCGCGGCCTGGCGAAGCTGCTGACCACCGCGTTCCGCGACCACCTCGTGCTCGGCTACGAGATCGTCAAGTGGGACGGCGACCTCGGCCGTCCGTCGGCCTACCAGCCGCTGTCCCCGGAGATCGCCGAGCAGAAGGTCCGGCTGCTGCAGGAGCACTACGCCTCGCAGCGGCACCGGCCCTGGTACGACCGGGAGGCCTTCCTCGGGCTGGCGCGGATCCGCGGCATCGAGTGCCACGCCCGCTACGCCGAGGCGTTCGCCGTCACCAAACTCACTCTCAATCTGGGGGGATGA
- a CDS encoding NAD-dependent epimerase/dehydratase family protein gives MRVLLTGHQGYLGTVMAPVLEAAGHEVLGLDSGLFADCVLGPAPADPPGRRVDLRDLTAEHVAGVDAVIHLAALSNDPLGSLAPDLTYDINHHASVRLARLARDAGVRRFLYASTCSVYGAAGGDELVTEDAPLRPVTPYAESKVRVEDDLHALADGDFSPVYMRNATAFGFSPRLRADIVLNNLVGHALLSGEVLVLSDGTPWRPLVHAADIARAFAAALVAPREAVHDRAFNIGSETNNVTVAEIAGQVAEAVEGSKVVITGENGADPRSYRVDFSRFRAAVPGFDCEWTVKRGALELADAYRTFGLTREDFERRFTRLAVLREASGAGTVDDTLRWRR, from the coding sequence TTGCGCGTACTGCTGACCGGACACCAGGGGTACCTGGGCACCGTGATGGCCCCGGTCCTCGAGGCCGCCGGGCACGAGGTCCTCGGGCTGGACTCCGGCCTGTTCGCGGACTGCGTCCTCGGCCCGGCGCCCGCCGACCCGCCGGGCCGGCGGGTGGACCTGCGCGACCTCACGGCCGAGCACGTGGCCGGGGTGGACGCGGTGATCCACCTGGCCGCGCTGTCCAACGACCCGCTGGGCTCGCTGGCGCCGGACCTCACCTACGACATCAACCACCACGCCTCCGTGCGGCTGGCCCGGCTGGCCCGCGACGCCGGGGTGCGGCGCTTCCTGTACGCGTCGACCTGCTCGGTGTACGGCGCCGCCGGCGGCGACGAGCTGGTGACCGAGGACGCCCCGCTGCGCCCGGTGACGCCGTACGCGGAGTCCAAGGTGCGGGTGGAGGACGACCTGCACGCGCTGGCCGACGGCGACTTCAGCCCGGTGTACATGCGCAACGCCACCGCCTTCGGCTTCTCGCCGCGGCTGCGCGCCGACATCGTGCTGAACAACCTGGTGGGCCACGCGCTGCTGTCCGGTGAGGTGCTGGTGCTCTCCGACGGCACCCCCTGGCGTCCGCTGGTGCACGCCGCCGACATCGCCCGGGCCTTCGCGGCCGCGCTGGTCGCGCCGCGGGAGGCGGTGCACGACCGGGCGTTCAACATCGGCAGCGAGACCAACAACGTCACGGTCGCCGAGATCGCCGGGCAGGTCGCCGAGGCGGTCGAGGGCTCGAAGGTGGTGATCACCGGGGAGAACGGCGCCGATCCGCGGTCCTACCGGGTGGACTTCTCCCGGTTCCGCGCCGCGGTGCCCGGCTTCGACTGCGAGTGGACGGTGAAGCGGGGCGCGCTCGAACTCGCCGACGCCTACCGCACGTTCGGGCTGACCCGGGAGGACTTCGAGCGACGCTTCACCCGGCTCGCCGTCCTGCGCGAGGCCTCCGGCGCCGGCACCGTCGACGACACCCTGCGGTGGCGCCGATGA